The Ichthyobacterium seriolicida sequence TACTTGCACACGTATGACCGCAATACTTAGTAGTGGTCTTTTGTGCGACAAAAGCCATTTCATAGAATTGACAGAATTTCGGTATTTTAATTGTACTGCTCATTTGGTGCTACTTCTAGCTCAATGTTGCTTAAGAGGTGCTATATGGTGCATCATTTTGATTTGTTGCTTTTTGATTTGGGCAACAGATAAGCTATTAGGGCAACAAATAGGCAACAAAATATAAGAAATAAAGAGTAATTGGGCAACAAAGAAGAGACACTAAAAACCTATAAAGTCAATAAAAACAAGCAGTTAGAAAACAAAAGAAATATAATTACTTTCCCTTCTAGAATCTTTTAAATACCACATCTCTAAATATCTTTTAGAAATGATATCAGATCTTCTCCTGTTTTGAATTGTTTTAAAAACTCATCTTTTAATGAATCTTCTTTTTTTCATTTGTATGAAGTTTTAATTGGTTTTTTTTAAATATCTAAGGTTTTTTATACTAAGTATAAATTTTATACATTTTTCAGGATAATGTCAGTTCTTATTATCAGTTCAAACTAAAAAAGGGGTATTAACGGTAGTTATGGTCGTCTTCATTTAGAATATTTAGATAGCTTTTGTATCGACTAAAATGTATTTCCTCTTTATCAAGAGCTGATAAAACAGCGCATCCAGGCTCTTTTATATGAAGACAGTTGTAGAATTTACAAGATTTACTTATTTTAAATATCTCTGGAAAATAATGTCCTAACTCATTTTTTTCTATATCCACAGAGCTGAAACTCTTTATGCCAGGAGTATCTATTATAAAACCTCCAAAATTCAATTCAAACATCTCTGCAAAAGTAGTTGTGTGTTTTCCTAGTTTATGGGATTTTGAGATATTATCTGTCTTTAAATTGATATTGTTATCTATAGCATTTACAATAGTAGATTTTCCCACTCCAGAATTTCCTACGAAAATATTCGTCTTATCTTTCATCATATCTTTTAGGGATTCGATATTTGTTCCATCTTTACAAGAGATATATAAGCATTGATAGCCAATATTGGAATACATATCTATATATTTTTTCATCTCCATCTTTATATTTTCATCGTATAGATCGATCTTATTAAATAATAAGATTACATCTATTCCATATGCTTGTGCGTTTACCAATACCCTATCTATGAAAGTTATTAGCGTTTTGGGTTCTATCATGGTTATGACCAAGAATATAGTATCGATATTAGATGCTATAATGTGTGTTCTCTTAGAGAGGTTTACAGATTTTCTGATTATGTAGTTCTTTCTGTCTTCTATAGAGGTTATAACAGCGCTTTGGTCTTGATCGATTTTTATTTCAACTTTATCTCCAACGGCTACTGGATTGGTGCTTTTTATGTTTTTTATCTTGAACTTGCCCCTTATTCTACATTCTATAATATTCCCAGAATCTAAGCGAGCCTTATACCAAGTTCCAGTAGATTTGACTATAATGCCTTTCATAGATCACATTTTATAAATCCATTTTGAGGGATCTTCTTTTTTGTTATTTTTCCAAATTTGAAAGTGTAGAACCGTTTTCTCGTCGATGATATCTTTATATATATCTCCTATTTTTTGTTTTGTAGATACTACATCGCCTTTTTTGACATAAGACTTCAATATGTTTGAGTATACAGTTAAGTATTCTCCGTGTTTTATTATTATGGCTAAACTCTCTCCTATTAACTGAACTGAAGTCACTACTCCAGAGAATACCGAACGAGCATTTTTACTCTCTGTAAGTATGTGTACCCCGTTGTTATACAAGAAGATATTGGGTATGCTAGGGTGTGGTTGTTTTCCATAAGAAGATATTACCACTCCTCTTTTGACTGGCCATGGCAATTTGCCTTTATTCTTTTTGAAATTATCAGAGAGTTTTTTCGCTTCTTCTGTAAGCCTAAAAGCTTTTGCTTTTTCTTCCATCTCTAAGGCTATGATTCTCTCTATCTCCTTTTGTAATATTCTGTCGTACTTTCTTTTTTTATCTATTTGAGCTAGTATTTTCTTATTTTTTTTGCGCAGGTTTTTAATGATGTCATTTTTAGTGGTTCTATCATCTTTTAGAATACCTAATTCTTCTTTCTTTTTTTCTAATAATTTTATTTTTGCCTTTTTTATTCTATTTGATTTCTGTATTGAAATAGATATTTCCTTATTCTTTTTTAATATTCTCTCACCTTCTGTTTTTCTGTAATTAGCGTATTCTCTCATATATCTAAGGCGCTTGTATGCCTGAAATAAATCTTCAGATGACAATAAAAACATTATCCTGTTGTAGGAAGATATACTTCTATAAGATTGCCTGATTGTTTGGATGTAGTTTTCTTTGAGTTTTTTCAGATCTTTTTTTAGTTGTGATATGTGAGCCTCATACGAGTATATATCCTTAACTATATTATTTATCTCTACATCTATATTACTTATAATGTCTTTTCGTATTTCTATCTTTTTACTTATGGCTTGTACTTCAAAAACAGATTTTTCAGAAGTTTTTATGTTATTTTTTAAGACATTATTTAAAATATTTATCTCTTTTTTGAGTTGTTTACTATCCCTTTCGAGGTTTTGTTTATTTACCTGTGAGAATACAAGAGTTGTACTTAAGGATAATAATAAAACTAGAAATACCTTAGAATTATACTTATTGAACGATACGCTTATATGTTTTAGGCACTTCATAAGGGAATGAAAACTTTTTATTTATACCAGAGGTAGAAAAATTTAGTTTGACAAGAGTATTATTTATTAGATCTTCCTTTAGAGTGAGCGAAACGCTGGTGGGCAAAACGATGGAATTATAGTCAGAAAACTCATCATTTTTAAGGTATATAGCTCTATTGTTTTTATCTTGTACGTGTTGTTTAATCACCTTAAGCGTTTTAGAATTAAACCACACTGTTTTGTTTAAAGAAGATTTATCAATAACTTTATAGGCATTGGAATCTGCACTCAAAGAGGTTTTTTCTCTTTCAAATGGGAAGATAGGTTCACCAAAAACAATAGATTGCAATTGGTTAAATTTTAACTCTATGCCTAGAATTTTTTCCACATAAGAGAAATCAGTTTCATAATGAACTTGATTTATTCTGTCCATTACCGAAATTTTATCAGGGGTTATTTTTGCCCTAAAGACAGGAAATCCTAATAAGGAGTAATTCAGCCAGATTATACTATCTTTTTCTAGTCTCATATCGAGTGAAAGAGACATGTCAGTATCTTTACTTTTAATACTTACACTGACTGAAGATTCCAGAGTTTTGGGTGTGATTACTTTACCGGTATTAAATAATAACTCATCAAAAGTTATCATCGATTTATTTAGATCATCTATTTCTTCAGTATTTTCAGCTGATCTGCTGAGAGCTATTGTAGATTTATCTGATTTTATTTTTTTAGAGCTCTCTTTTTTATTACTGCCACAAGCATAAAATAATATGACAGCCAACAGTAATTTTAACAAAAAGTTCATTCAAAATTTATTTATGGATGGTATTAGCTAAAGAAGATTTTTATCACATCATTTATATTAGCAAATATGAATAGAAATAAAACAATAGCAAATCCTGCTATTTGAGCATATTCCAAAACTTTTTGATTAGGAGGCCTTCTAGTTATCATTTCATATAGTACAAACACTACATGACCTCCGTCTAAGACGGGTATAGGTAAAATGTTTAAAAATGCCAGCATCAAAGAAAAAAATGCTGTGAAAGACCAAAAATGATGCCAATTCCAAGTGGAGGGGAACTGCTTAGCTATAGATAAGAATCCGCCTACAGATTTATAAGCTTCTGTCTCAGTAGAGAATATAATTTTAAATTGACTTATATAAGAATTCAACCTCTCATATCCTTTTCTCATTCCAGCAGGAATAGATTCTATTAAGCTATATTTCTTAGTCTCTGTTTTTAAGGTCGTTAAATCCTGAATAAATTTAATTCCGATAACGCCATTATCGGGATTTACATTAAAATCTAAAGTGTTATTATCCCTTAACACAGATATATTTACAAGATCATTTTCTGTAGATTTTTTTCTTAATTCCTCGATAATATCGCTAAATAAAACAGTTGATTCTCCATTGATAGTTAAAATTTTATCTCCTCGTTGAATCCCTGCTTTTTCAGCAGGAGAGTTTTCCATGACCTTATCTATTACAGCGGGAGTATCGGGTTTTAAGAAAAGAGGATTTTTAATAATGTGTTTGATATGGGAAGGCTTTATGTTTATAGTTTTGATTTCATTGTCATTCCTCAACACTGTAACCTCTTTTGCACCGAGGACTATTTTTTCAGACATCTCCATATAAGAAATTGGCTCGACGCCGTCTATACTTATTACTTTGTCTCCGTTTTCAAATCCTATCTCTCTGCCTAAACTGTCTACTAAAAATCCGTGTTCTATATTTTTTACTGGCAAGTATTCATCTCCCCAAGTATAAGCTATTCCAGAGTATATTACCCCAGCTAGAATTAGATTCACCGTTACTCCACCAACCATTATTATAAGTCTCTGCCAAGCTGGTTTGGAACGAAATTCCCATTGTCTAGGTTCCTGTTTTAGTTGTTCTAGATCCATACTCTCGTCGACCATTCCAGCTATTTTGACATATCCCCCCATAGGTAACCATCCTATTCCATATTCTGTGCCGCCTATCTTCTTTTTAAACAGAGAAAACCAAGGATCGAAAAACAAGTAAAATTTTTCCACCTTAGTGCCGAATAATTTAGCTGGTATAAAATGTCCTAATTCGTGAAATATGACTAGTATAGAAATGCTCAAAAAAAATTGCAATCCCTTTATTAAAACTTCCTCCATTGTAACTATAGTTTACCTTTACACATTAAAGGGTGCAAATATAAGATATAAAAGCAGATCACTTAAACCTCCTTATAAGTATAAAAGTATTGACATAACCAGTACTATTTCAGTATCAATAGAAAATGTGTCATATGAATTAATACCCACAATGCCTATTCCTGAAGGCATCAGAATAGAACCTCCAGTAACTGAAGTACAAGATTTTAGAACTCCTGTAAAATATACAATAACAGACAAGAATGGAAAATCTAAAGAGTACACTTTAACAGTTAACCCAGATTATTCATAGATATATTGTTAATATTAGGCATAAAGTGTTAATTTTAGAAGGTTTTAACCAAAAATTCACCACTTTAGATATAGCCCAAAAATGAGGAATAAAAACACATTATTTTATAGAGGGAGAAAATCTGTTGAGTTAAATTTTTCATCATCAGAAATTAGCTCTGATGGATCTTTAATCATGCTTGAAAAACTAGAACGAGATCATAGATTGATTCATTATTACAGTAAACTTTTGCCTGATACTCGAGACTCTAGATTTATTATTTATACCAGAGAGCATCAGTTAAAGCAGAGGGTTTATATGATCATGTTGGGCTATGAAGACGCCAATGATGTTAATCATTTACAGAACGATCCTTTATTCAAAGATGTTCTTCAAGGTGATTTGGCCTCTCAACCTACTATATCAAGATTTGAGAATAGCTTTGACAAACAGGCTGTTTTTAAGTTTTGTTATGCGTGGTTATACAAATATGTTTCAAGTTTATCTGATCGCAAGAAAATAGTTATTGACGTAGATTCAACCGATGATCCAACTCATGGCAGTCAACAATTGTCAATGTTTAATGGTTATTATGGTCAATTCATGTACAATGAACTATTTTTTTCATGATGGAGACACCACGACAGATTATTCTTCCTGTACTCCGCCCAGGAAACAGTCATTCCAATAAATGGTATGTGAGTATTTTAAAGCGAATAATTATCAAAATACGTGAGAGTTACCCAGAGATGGAAATAATTATTAGAAGTGATAGTGGCTTTAGCTGCGCCGCTTTTTACCAATTAGTAGATGATTTTGATTTACTATATGTTACAGGCATAGCGAGCAATAAAGTTTTAAAAAGAAAGGTGTCTCGGTCAAAAAATGCTGTAAAAAAAATGTATTTAGATCAGGGAGAGAAGCACCAACATTTTATGAGTTTTACGTACAAAGCCAAGAGTTGGCACAAGCCTCAACAGTGCTATTCTAAAGTTGAGAGTACAGGATTAGGGATGAACATAAGGCATTTTTCTAGTAATATTCCCCAAAAGGATGCTAGAGAAATTTACTTTGACTTTTATGTTAAAAGAGGTGATTCGAGTGAAAATAGAATTAAAGAAGTTAAAAATATGTGTTTTTCTGATCGTTTGTCAAATCATAGTTTTCTTGCTAATTTTTTTCGACTTATGATGAGTAGTCTTGCCTATGAAATGTTTTTATTACTGAAACAGAAGATAAAGAAAACAAGATTTGAAGTAGCAAAAAAATGGTTAATCAGTTCGATTAGAACCTATCTTCTCAAGGTAGGAGCAACGATTAAAATTACCAAAAGGCGAATCTATTACCAGCTATCTAAATCTTTTGTTTACAAGGGTTTATTTCGGGAAATTATTACCCAGTAACGGTTGTTTATTTGTGAAATGAACAAGCTTGGGATAGTTACGCCTTGTCGTTAAAAAACCATGTAAAAACACTAAAAAAGAGCATTGTCATCCTAAAAAAAGGTGCAAAAAAACGACAAAGAAGATGAGTTCTCTTCGATTAGTAAAAAAGTTAAGGAAAAAATATCACGTCTAATCTATTTTAATATGACTATGAATAATGCGGGTTAAGGTAAAATCCTAAGCGACTTTTTCCGTTTTACTGCCGTACAAACTATTTATTTGCCTGAGTTCGATTAATAAATTAATTAAAGTACTTGAAAACTTTGAATTAACTGGTATTAAAGAGATTTGTGTTTATGATAAATAAAATGTTTTAGTACAAGAATTATTAAATTACAAGGAGTAATATTTTCTTTTAAATATTAAAAAAAACTACTAGCTTAGCAATTTTATTAATTGAGGTTAGAAAGTTTAAAGACTGTAAGTGATTTTTTTATAAAATAGGCTTTTAGTTTATTATTTTAAATATTTTGAAGTCAAAAATTGTACTGTTTTATTTATTTGTTTTTCAAATTATCTCCTTTACTTCTTGTATAAAAGAAGAAAAAGCAGAAAATACTTCAGATACAGAACCTGTTTCTGTGCCAGAACCAAACTCTGAGAGTAAAATATTCTCTTCTGAGAATAAAATATTATCTCTCAAATTTGAGGCTGCTAAGAATAATGGTTTGAGTGAAGATATAATAGGAGTTATCGATTCTGCAGACTCCACTAAGATGTCTTTTGTTTTACCTTACAAAAAAAGAGAATTAATAACCAAGTTAGTCCCTACAATAGAGTTTGTAGGTGAAAAAATAGAACCTGACCCTAGTACAATTACAGATTTTTCTAGATCTGTAGCTTTTACAATTACTCCTGAAAAAGGAGAAGCTAAAATATATACAGTAATTGGTTCTGTGTCAGAACCAAGCTCTGAGAATAAAATATTATCTCTCAAATTTGAGGCTGCTAAGAATAATGGTCTGAGTGAAGATATAAAAGGAGTTATCAATTCTGAAGATTCTACTAAGATATCTGTTGTTTTACCTGTTGATAAAGGAAGTTTAATTCCTACAATAGAGTTTGTAGGTGAAAAAATAGAACCTGACCCTAGTACAATTAGAGATTTTTCTAACCCTGTAACTTTTACAATTACTTCTGAAAAAGGAGAAGAAAAAACATATACGATAACGGTGTCTATATTAAAGCAATTTATCTCAAAATGGAATGTTGCTGGAGATAAAAAAATAGTATTACCTATATATGAGGGAGGAGACTATGATTTTACTGTAGACTGGGGTGACGGCTCAGGACCTAAGCAAATCAAAAATAATAATATAAGTGAGGCTTTATATACTTATACAACAGCAAGTGAGAAAACTATAACTATTACAGGAAAAATAGAAGGGTTTAACTTCGGAAAGGTTAAAGTTAGCAAGGATAAAATAGTAGGTATTTCATCTTGGGGTGATCTGAAATTAGAGAATAGTATTCAAAAAC is a genomic window containing:
- a CDS encoding transposase — encoded protein: MRNKNTLFYRGRKSVELNFSSSEISSDGSLIMLEKLERDHRLIHYYSKLLPDTRDSRFIIYTREHQLKQRVYMIMLGYEDANDVNHLQNDPLFKDVLQGDLASQPTISRFENSFDKQAVFKFCYAWLYKYVSSLSDRKKIVIDVDSTDDPTHGSQQLSMFNGYYGQFMYNELFFS
- a CDS encoding murein hydrolase activator EnvC family protein, with protein sequence MKCLKHISVSFNKYNSKVFLVLLLSLSTTLVFSQVNKQNLERDSKQLKKEINILNNVLKNNIKTSEKSVFEVQAISKKIEIRKDIISNIDVEINNIVKDIYSYEAHISQLKKDLKKLKENYIQTIRQSYRSISSYNRIMFLLSSEDLFQAYKRLRYMREYANYRKTEGERILKKNKEISISIQKSNRIKKAKIKLLEKKKEELGILKDDRTTKNDIIKNLRKKNKKILAQIDKKRKYDRILQKEIERIIALEMEEKAKAFRLTEEAKKLSDNFKKNKGKLPWPVKRGVVISSYGKQPHPSIPNIFLYNNGVHILTESKNARSVFSGVVTSVQLIGESLAIIIKHGEYLTVYSNILKSYVKKGDVVSTKQKIGDIYKDIIDEKTVLHFQIWKNNKKEDPSKWIYKM
- the rseP gene encoding RIP metalloprotease RseP — its product is MEEVLIKGLQFFLSISILVIFHELGHFIPAKLFGTKVEKFYLFFDPWFSLFKKKIGGTEYGIGWLPMGGYVKIAGMVDESMDLEQLKQEPRQWEFRSKPAWQRLIIMVGGVTVNLILAGVIYSGIAYTWGDEYLPVKNIEHGFLVDSLGREIGFENGDKVISIDGVEPISYMEMSEKIVLGAKEVTVLRNDNEIKTINIKPSHIKHIIKNPLFLKPDTPAVIDKVMENSPAEKAGIQRGDKILTINGESTVLFSDIIEELRKKSTENDLVNISVLRDNNTLDFNVNPDNGVIGIKFIQDLTTLKTETKKYSLIESIPAGMRKGYERLNSYISQFKIIFSTETEAYKSVGGFLSIAKQFPSTWNWHHFWSFTAFFSLMLAFLNILPIPVLDGGHVVFVLYEMITRRPPNQKVLEYAQIAGFAIVLFLFIFANINDVIKIFFS
- a CDS encoding transposase — translated: METPRQIILPVLRPGNSHSNKWYVSILKRIIIKIRESYPEMEIIIRSDSGFSCAAFYQLVDDFDLLYVTGIASNKVLKRKVSRSKNAVKKMYLDQGEKHQHFMSFTYKAKSWHKPQQCYSKVESTGLGMNIRHFSSNIPQKDAREIYFDFYVKRGDSSENRIKEVKNMCFSDRLSNHSFLANFFRLMMSSLAYEMFLLLKQKIKKTRFEVAKKWLISSIRTYLLKVGATIKITKRRIYYQLSKSFVYKGLFREIITQ
- a CDS encoding DUF4292 domain-containing protein; the protein is MNFLLKLLLAVILFYACGSNKKESSKKIKSDKSTIALSRSAENTEEIDDLNKSMITFDELLFNTGKVITPKTLESSVSVSIKSKDTDMSLSLDMRLEKDSIIWLNYSLLGFPVFRAKITPDKISVMDRINQVHYETDFSYVEKILGIELKFNQLQSIVFGEPIFPFEREKTSLSADSNAYKVIDKSSLNKTVWFNSKTLKVIKQHVQDKNNRAIYLKNDEFSDYNSIVLPTSVSLTLKEDLINNTLVKLNFSTSGINKKFSFPYEVPKTYKRIVQ
- the rsgA gene encoding ribosome small subunit-dependent GTPase A; translated protein: MKGIIVKSTGTWYKARLDSGNIIECRIRGKFKIKNIKSTNPVAVGDKVEIKIDQDQSAVITSIEDRKNYIIRKSVNLSKRTHIIASNIDTIFLVITMIEPKTLITFIDRVLVNAQAYGIDVILLFNKIDLYDENIKMEMKKYIDMYSNIGYQCLYISCKDGTNIESLKDMMKDKTNIFVGNSGVGKSTIVNAIDNNINLKTDNISKSHKLGKHTTTFAEMFELNFGGFIIDTPGIKSFSSVDIEKNELGHYFPEIFKISKSCKFYNCLHIKEPGCAVLSALDKEEIHFSRYKSYLNILNEDDHNYR
- a CDS encoding BspA family leucine-rich repeat surface protein; protein product: MKSKIVLFYLFVFQIISFTSCIKEEKAENTSDTEPVSVPEPNSESKIFSSENKILSLKFEAAKNNGLSEDIIGVIDSADSTKMSFVLPYKKRELITKLVPTIEFVGEKIEPDPSTITDFSRSVAFTITPEKGEAKIYTVIGSVSEPSSENKILSLKFEAAKNNGLSEDIKGVINSEDSTKISVVLPVDKGSLIPTIEFVGEKIEPDPSTIRDFSNPVTFTITSEKGEEKTYTITVSILKQFISKWNVAGDKKIVLPIYEGGDYDFTVDWGDGSGPKQIKNNNISEALYTYTTASEKTITITGKIEGFNFGKVKVSKDKIVGISSWGDLKLENSIQKHQTSTSYSGCFEGCAKLKTLPQEAPNLEGVTNMQSMFNGATVFNGDIGNWNVSSVTNMSQMFYGARVFNGDISNWRPSNVTNMEWMFDGAAKFNQDLTNWDVSKVTNMQSMFNGATAFNGNISNWRPSEVTNMQSMFNGATAFNRDLSKWTVSNVTNMQSMFYRAKAFNQNIGSWTVSNVTDMRSMFDGAIVFNGNISNWRPTNVTDMRWMFDGATQFCQDLSSWQVQNITRMTDMFRNSPMSSSSSSCTNKGKCPTKIGGTSE